The following are from one region of the Juglans regia cultivar Chandler chromosome 10, Walnut 2.0, whole genome shotgun sequence genome:
- the LOC118349696 gene encoding MDIS1-interacting receptor like kinase 1-like — translation MLIKEGELATMSIMEGSFGYIASEYARTTRVNVNIDVYNFGVILSELTTERKAKDGDEHTSLVEWALRHIQDGKPIGDALDGQPNEDAQHCSRDVKLELPRGLSYMYHDCLLPIVHRDVNSSNIFLDLDFNTRISDFGLAKMLVKEGELATMLAVAGSLGYIATEYAWTTRINEKINVCNFWIILLELTTKRKVNDGDEYTSLDKWALQTFKMENL, via the exons ATGTTGATCAAGGAGGGAGAACTGGCTACAATGTCAATCATGGAGGGCTCTTTTGGCTACATAGCTTCAG AGTATGCTCGCACGACAAGAGTTAATGTAAACATTGATGTTTACAACTTCGGGGTTATCCTTTCGGAACTTACAACTGAAAGGAAAGCCAAAGATGGTGATGAACACACATCCCTAGTTGAATGGGCATTGCGACACATTCAAGATGGAAAACCTATAGGTGATGCCTTGGATGGGCAG CCAAATGAGGATGCTCAACATTGTTCAAGAGATGTGAAGTTGGAGCTGCCCAGGGGGCTCTCCTATATGTATCATGATTGCTTACTACCCATTGTTCATCGAGATGTGAATTCAAGCAACATCTTTTTAGATCTCGATTTCAACACACGAATATCTGATTTTGGACTAGCAAAGATGTTGGTCAAGGAGGGAGAACTGGCTACGATGTTAGCAGTGGCTGGCTCTTTGGGCTACATAGCTACAG AGTATGCTTGGACAACCAGAATTAATGAGAAGATCAATGTATGCAATTTTTGGATTATCCTTCTGGAACTGACAACCAAGAGGAAAGTCAATGATGGTGATGAATACACATCCCTAGACAAATGGGCATTGCAAACATTCAAGATGGAAAACCTATAG